AGTGCATCCATATGCGCGATTGTCTCAAATCATCAGAAATGTTATTTAGTTCAACTTTTAGGATGTAGTCTACTGGTTTTGGGACAACTTTGACGTCCAGCGTCATAGTGGACGGAGGACATGACAATAGTGTAATAATTCGGCAACCACTGCGTGGTAATAACAATCGTTTTATCTTTTAGAGGTAGGTCCTCTTGAGTTTGGTCTTGTACTGAAAGTGAAATAATTTGAATGCAAATGACTCCTAAAGTCATGACGTAAGGTAGCCCAACTCTTAAATTTCAAATGCTGGAGATTCGAACATTTAATGTATCAATGTATTCTCAATGCTAAGATTTGTTCACATAATTTTCAAATCCTAAAATATGGGTAATGTCTGAATTAGTAGCCAAGTCGAAGGATGTGAAAGAATATGGATAAAGGAGAGCATTCATGTTGTTTCCTGCATTCTCCAATGGCTTACTAACCGGCACCACCTACACAGAAAAAAGAGGACCTGTTAGGTTTTGAAGGGTTATGCTTTATCAATAGGTGAGACAACCGCATGGGTGAATAGTATTTCATATAAATCCAACCATCCTAATGTACATCATATTTTCCTTGTCcgaaaaaattcaaatatgcGGAAgtatattttcctgaaacataGCAAAGGTGTTTGAACCCTCGTAGAATGGTAAAGCTAAAAACTGCGACAAAAAATCTGAAAGCCTTTTGTTTCAGTGTTGATGTTAAAAACTCTACGGTAAGTATGTTACATATGCAGGAGTCTTAGatgaatttatttataaatattttgaatAGCACTGATATACATTTGATTGATTTTTTCATTTCGGCcacaaaatagaaaatgtttagAACTACTTGCCTCAAACATGAACCTCTAAGATATTAGTGTTGAAATGAAAACATAGGGGCCCGATATCACTTTCTTGATGGAGCGAAATGCAAACGTTACCGTTGTATGTCAAGGCAGTTCATTTTACCTTCTTGGGCTCTTGGAAAGAATTCTCATCCATTAGATTACTAGATTTTAGTTCAGTTTTTCTTGACCCTGACAATTTTATCGCGTTTGGCTCCAGTCCATTGATAGAAATCTGAAGTGTAACATTGTTGCTTCCAAAATTAACAACCTGGATTGGACATATGATTATCACGGTCAGTTAACATGGGAAAGAAAATATGTAGTAAGAATAATTTGTACTTCTATGAAAGTGGCCTCTTGAGTGAGATGGTAGAATGGACTATAGGATAAATTTTGATCCATCCTCTTATTCTTGCAATGGCATGCCAAGGGAAACTTCAGCTCGAGTGCTCGACTATTCAGTCAATGGTCTTTACGGGGTGGGGTGCATGTTTTATAGTGTTTTAAATTATGATCGTGGTTCACTTGGTGGCGAGTTGATGTAGGCGAGAAAGAAGAGGCTTTAGCAGTTTTCTTGGTACATGGAGATCTGTGGCAAGACTGACCATCCATGCTCAGGAAGAAAGAGGAAGAAAGTAGGAAATTCTATTGCCAAATGACGTAGAAAGTAGGAAAATGTTGCGTGTATCGATGCAGAACTAACATAACAGGTACAAACCTTTATTCTCAGGTATGACTGACTATTCTTTGTATCTTTCCAAATAATAGCGGAAGTAATAAGTGAACTTGAATCATTAGCTAGAAGAGTCGAACTGACAAGAGTCGCCCCATTTGAATCCTTAAATAACTGCTGCATCCAGTAGCTAGGAGTTCCATACATACGTGATGAATCAAAAACAATTGCATCTGGCATCCACCTGATCAAGAAACATCATTTAGAAGAAGAAATTTTTAAGTCCAAATGAAGAGATAAGGCGGGATTTCAGGAGTATACGTTCTGTCGTTGATATTGACGAATAAAGGTGCATAGCTTGACATTTCAACTGCATCACTGTTGTATAGGATAACATTGAGAAGATATGATTGGATTCAAAGAAATTTACCCCATCGTCAGGTTATCATGTGTAAATACAGAAGAATGGTACCAGTTCCTTTCGAGGCCAATCAGGAATCCAGCTTCAGCTATGGCAGCTAGAAGACTACCATTTCCAGCGTCCGTTCCAGTCACAGCATATTCACTCACAAAAGCCTGCAGAATCATTTGTAGCATCACCAGTAGGAGCACAATAATTAGGGCTTGATCCTCGAGGGCtcaacttattattattattattttttaatcatgAAGTATCAAGTGAAACACAGCAAACCTTTGGACCATTGCGCTTTACTTGATCAAATTTATGTGCCATGGAAAACATGTAATTGGCAGTGCTGTATGTCTGGTATGTAGAATGAAACATAACTATTAGTAGCTCCTACTAGTTTGGAGTAAATTTTTGTGAGTTGCTATGATTGTGGAAGTTCTTACATGATAATCATATAAATCGGCAGGATGATCCAAGGGTTGAGAGGAAGCATCACAATTTGAGATGATCTTGATATCCGGGTATGCACTTTTTATCGCAGAATGGAATTTAAGGTAGTTTCCTGAATAACGGGAGTTGGTTGAAAATCTCAAGTATGCACTTGGTAAGTTTTGTTATGAAACATCACGAAACTTGAAGGAAGATTCATATGCTCCACACGAAGAATCTTCGATGAAAGTTTTCTACCTTTGTAATTTTGCTTCCCGCAGTCCTCATTCCCAACTGCAACATATCTCAAATCAAAGGGTTCGGGATGTGCCAATCTCGCCCTGACAAAACCCCATTTCGAGTGAGGATCACCTCTCGCAAACTCGATCCCATCTAGAATTTCCTGCAATTAACACTAGGGTTCATTTCAGAAGTGGCAAAAATAAGGCTGAGGAATTAGGTCGGTCTATCTGAAACAAGATCAGTGTTGGACACTTGAGATATCAACAGGAAGATTCGCATTTCCAGATTCTTGAACTGTCAAAAAACAAGATTGTTATGCGCAGAAAACCCAAGAAACTTACTTGGACGAAAGGAGATATGCTTGAAGTGTTGACTTCATCATGATGGCTGATCCCTGAGCATTATTTGAGTGAAAAAGGAGAATGCGTAGAAAATGAAACGAGTGAAGAGATCGCCTAGTTAAATACCAAGACCGTAAAAACTAAAAAGTACCATTATTGAACACCCACACTGGTAATGTACCCAATTCTTCTGCTAGCTGCAGAGCAGAAGACAGGAATTCAGGAATCAGGATGCAGATGAGATACAATAAATAGAGTTACACACAAGTTCAGTTATCATCGATATGGCGGTGCAATAGAGGGAAATCCAACTACGTAAATTAACTCTATAAATTTCATTAATGAACTTGAGTTGGAGTTCGATCATGTGGTGAATTTTACTGGCTACCTGTGAACGACTGCTTAAGCCTCTATTAGGAAATTACCAggagaaactcaa
This Primulina eburnea isolate SZY01 chromosome 2, ASM2296580v1, whole genome shotgun sequence DNA region includes the following protein-coding sequences:
- the LOC140815591 gene encoding alpha-L-arabinofuranosidase 1-like, with translation MGAKGTPYYYSTLLCFFFGLSGLCHSSATGIRAEVTAQLLVNVSKASAKKIPETLFGVFFEEINHAGAGGLWAELVSNRGFEAGGSTSPSNIHPWSIIGDELSIRVSTHPESLFPRNIMALRMVVLCDIIGTNICPSGGVGIYNPGFWGMNIEQGKTYKLVFYIRSIGPINLSVSLTSMNGSQALATANIISLAIPRWRRMEFALKSSGTDSNSRLQLSTQRRGVMWFDQVSLMPTDTYKGLGFRNDLFKMVKDLRPGFLRFPGGCFVEGDWLRNAFRWKETIAAWEERPGHFGDVWHYWTDDGLGHFEFLLLAEELGTLPVWVFNNGISHHDEVNTSSISPFVQEILDGIEFARGDPHSKWGFVRARLAHPEPFDLRYVAVGNEDCGKQNYKGNYLKFHSAIKSAYPDIKIISNCDASSQPLDHPADLYDYHTYSTANYMFSMAHKFDQVKRNGPKAFVSEYAVTGTDAGNGSLLAAIAEAGFLIGLERNCDAVEMSSYAPLFVNINDRTWMPDAIVFDSSRMYGTPSYWMQQLFKDSNGATLVSSTLLANDSSSLITSAIIWKDTKNSQSYLRIKVVNFGSNNVTLQISINGLEPNAIKLSGSRKTELKSSNLMDENSFQEPKKVVPVSKPLENAGNNMNALLYPYSFTSFDLATNSDITHILGFENYVNKS